The genomic DNA GCAAAAAATAGACCATGAAAATCAGGATATTGCTCTAGGAAAAGACCTAATTCTCGAATTTGTTACTAATGCCGGTATCAATCCGGACGTTTTTGAAGCGATGACTTCCCTGATGTACCATTTCCCGAGTATTTTCAAGGAACCTGGATTGCACATTCTTTCCAAACACCAAAAGGAAACCGGGGGATTGCATTTATTCTCTGGTGTAAATACCGTGTTTTATTTGGAGAGGGCTATTCAGAGATACTTACTGCTTGATAATACTGAACCATTACCAAGGGACTTACATGAAGCCTGTTGTGTTTTACTGAATGCACTCATTGAAATGGCTTCTTCCGAGGCGTACTACCTTCGTGAACACTTGATTCGGTCTCGAAGGATAATTAATTAAGAAGGAATTTTAAAGCTATATTACTTACCAGTATCCATATACTGGGGGGAAAACTTAACTTCGGATAAGGCTAATAATAGGTAGTTGGATAATGGGGTAAAAATTTTAGGTTTCTGTAGTAGGTAATTTAAAGCTTAAATGCTTAGGTGTACAGTAATATTCTGCAGTAGTTAATTTTATTCCAGGGATGTTCATACGAAATGATGTTTGATTACATAAGTTTAAAAGTTTGGTCTAGTAAAACTGAAACACCAGGGTTTATACTAGAAGGTGATGATTGGCTATTAAATGGAGATGAAGGGGACCTGAATTTTGAATATGTTGGCATCGGTACTAATGTGTCCGAAAGTACATTGAAGAAGGGTTGGATAATCTAGCAGATGCCTAGAGGATCAGGACAAAATAACTAAATTGGCATTTGAATAATAATATAAAAAGGGAGGATGGAGGCATTTCATGAAAAATATTTTATTAGTTGAAGATGATTTAAGCATCATTGAAGGCTTGAAATTTTCACTTTCTAAACATGACTTTGATGTAACCATTGCTCGAACTGTAAGAGAAGCCAAAGCATGTTTAAAGCTACCTGAATACAATCTAATTATATTGGATTTAATGCTTCCTGATGGTAGTGGTTTTGACTTGTGTAAAGCAGTTAGGCAAACATCAAACATTCCAATAATTTTCTTGACCGCTTCAGATGAAGAAGTGAATATTGTCATGGGTTTGGATATTGGTGGGGATGATTATATAACAAAACCATTTAAACTAAATGAGCTTTTATCAAGGATAAATGCAGCCTTAAGGCGGTCGAATCATGATAAGCAACAATTAGCGGAATTAAATTCAAATGGTATTACAGTAAAGCTTTTAGAAGGCAAAGTAATGAAAAATGGAGTGGAATTAGAACTTACATCAGTAGAATACAAATTATTATGCCTGTTTATGCAGAATCCAAAGGTCATATTATCAAAAGAACAAATAATGCAAAAATTATGGGATTGCCGTGAATGTTTTGTTGATGATAATACCTTGGCAGTTTATATCAGCAGGTTGCGAGCAAAAATCGAAGATTGTCCAAAGGACCCATCATTTCTAGTAACAGCTAGAGGAATGGGATATAAGTGGAATATTGTATAAGGGGTTTTTATGAATCTACTAGTTAATAAAGAAGTCAAAAAATTATTTATATCGCTTATGTTAGTCTTTATTGCCGGAATTATACTCTTTCAAATTGCAGCTTACATAAATGCGATCAGTTTTAGAAAAGAGATGCTTGAGCATGATTATGAGATTGCAGGTTATTTAAGCCAAAAATATCCGGAGCTGTCTCATGAAATTCGGGAAGCCTTCACGGCGGAAAAGACATCTAGTCACCAGGAAACAGGAAAATCCTTGTTAGAACAGGTGGGCTATAAGGATAGTATTCAATTGCACTTGCTTCCTCAAGTCAGTAGATTTTATGAAACAAATGGGATAATAAATTTCATATTGTCAATCTTGTTTATATCTGCCACCTTGTTTTTTAGTTACTGTTTTTTGAGAAACCATTATAAGAAACTAGAACGGTATAATACTGATATTAATAAAATTATGAACGGAGAAATTTCAACCAGGCTTTATGATAATGAGGAGGGCAGTTTATCAAAATTAGCGTCATCTGTTAATATGTTGACTTCATCCTTATACACCCATATCGAAAAAGAAAAAGATAACAAGGTCTTTTTAAAGGAAAATCTGACAAATATATCCCATCAGCTTAAAACCCCTTTATCTGCCCTTACTATGTATAATGAGATCATGAAAAATGAAAATACAGACAATGATGTAATAACAAGCTTCTTAAATAAAAGCGAAAATGAGCTGGGACGGATGCAAACCTTGATAGCCAATCTATTAAAGTTGGCTAGGTTGGATGCTGGAATCATAAAGCTTAATAAAAAAGTACATATTTTTAACGACATTATGGAACAGGTGGCCGAAAGTTTTGAAACCAGGTTGTTAAAGGAGCAAAAAACCTTTGAGATAATATCCCATGGTATAGTTTCATATCCATGCGACAAGGAATGGATGTTTGAAGCCTTGAGTAACTTGTTTAAAAACGCTGTGGAACATACAGGAGCCGGAAACCACATCAGAG from Desulfitibacter sp. BRH_c19 includes the following:
- a CDS encoding two-component system response regulator, with the protein product MKNILLVEDDLSIIEGLKFSLSKHDFDVTIARTVREAKACLKLPEYNLIILDLMLPDGSGFDLCKAVRQTSNIPIIFLTASDEEVNIVMGLDIGGDDYITKPFKLNELLSRINAALRRSNHDKQQLAELNSNGITVKLLEGKVMKNGVELELTSVEYKLLCLFMQNPKVILSKEQIMQKLWDCRECFVDDNTLAVYISRLRAKIEDCPKDPSFLVTARGMGYKWNIV